One genomic region from Anabaena sp. PCC 7108 encodes:
- a CDS encoding ribonuclease H-like domain-containing protein encodes MTLPDFQVNDHDLDEATLSQYLESDAIAVDTETMGLLPQRDRLCLVQLCNLEGKVTAIRIAKGQTTAPNLKKLLEATHVLKVFHFARFDVATLLHNLEIKVQPVFCTKIASKLARTYTNRHGLKDVVQELEQVELDKSSQSSDWGNAANLSEAQLNYAANDVRYLLKIQQKLTQMLQREGRWQLAQECFQVLPTIVSLDLLQFKDLFEH; translated from the coding sequence ATGACATTACCAGATTTTCAGGTTAACGATCACGATCTCGATGAGGCTACTCTCTCGCAGTATTTAGAATCTGATGCAATCGCAGTCGATACCGAAACAATGGGATTACTACCACAGCGCGATCGCTTGTGTCTCGTCCAGTTGTGTAATCTAGAGGGAAAAGTCACAGCTATCCGCATCGCTAAAGGACAAACAACAGCCCCAAATTTAAAAAAACTCTTGGAAGCAACCCATGTCCTCAAAGTATTTCACTTTGCCCGTTTTGACGTTGCTACTTTGCTTCACAACCTAGAAATTAAGGTTCAGCCTGTTTTTTGTACCAAGATTGCCAGTAAGTTAGCCCGTACTTATACTAACCGTCACGGACTTAAAGATGTAGTGCAAGAGTTGGAACAAGTAGAACTAGATAAAAGCTCTCAAAGTTCTGATTGGGGTAACGCTGCTAACTTATCTGAAGCCCAACTGAATTATGCTGCCAATGATGTTCGTTACCTACTGAAGATACAGCAAAAGCTGACGCAAATGCTGCAACGAGAAGGGCGTTGGCAACTAGCCCAAGAATGCTTTCAAGTTTTGCCAACAATCGTGTCTTTGGATTTGTTGCAATTCAAAGATTTATTTGAACATTGA
- a CDS encoding CAP domain-containing protein yields MFRQTAFGIALSMLVFASGFMTAPVTSNSSTKKNAQNQQSLNTSSQAAISNLNFQTTKLEKSVFEQINQYRASQGLPNLILNANITQQARIHSQNMAKGVVKFSHHGFEQRVKAIPLTLDSAAENVAFNIGYSNPANQAVIGWLNSPGHLKNIQGKYKLTGVGVATNAKGEVYLTQIFLNAR; encoded by the coding sequence ATGTTTCGACAAACTGCTTTTGGCATCGCTTTAAGTATGCTTGTCTTTGCTAGTGGATTCATGACCGCCCCTGTAACCAGCAATAGTTCTACCAAAAAAAACGCTCAAAATCAGCAGTCATTGAATACTTCTAGTCAAGCAGCAATATCGAATCTTAATTTTCAAACTACTAAACTAGAAAAATCAGTTTTTGAGCAAATTAATCAATATCGGGCTTCTCAGGGACTACCAAACTTAATTTTAAATGCCAATATTACTCAGCAGGCTAGAATTCACAGTCAAAACATGGCTAAAGGAGTAGTTAAGTTTAGTCATCATGGATTTGAACAGAGAGTCAAGGCCATCCCTCTGACTCTGGACAGTGCAGCCGAAAATGTGGCTTTTAACATTGGATATAGCAATCCGGCTAACCAAGCTGTGATTGGTTGGCTTAATAGTCCTGGACATCTGAAAAATATACAAGGAAAATACAAGCTGACAGGAGTCGGTGTAGCCACTAATGCAAAAGGAGAAGTCTACCTCACGCAAATATTTTTGAACGCAAGATAG